The Sylvia atricapilla isolate bSylAtr1 chromosome 5, bSylAtr1.pri, whole genome shotgun sequence genome includes a window with the following:
- the IL22 gene encoding interleukin-22 — translation MASLQTFSRSFPGWVFFCCCCCLPLLLTSSLPLKGTSAAHHACRLRKINFQQPYIRNRTYTLAKMASASDKDTDNRLIGQQLFANIRENNRCYLMKRVVEFVVKDVLLTEVKNQYPYVEEVAQFLASLTSELSSCQFSGKREHIEKNLEQMKNKMEQLGENGKTKAIGELDLLFDYMENACTDAPKKGGSKKKN, via the exons ATGGCCTCCCTGCAGACCTTCTCCAGGAGCTTCCCAGGatgggttttcttctgctgctgttgctgtctCCCCCTTCTTCTCACCAGCTCTCTGCCTCTGAAAGGGACTTCTGCTGCCCATCATGCCTGCAGGCTCAGGAAGATCAACTTCCAGCAGCCCTACATCCGGAATCGCACCTACACCTTGGCTAAGATG GCCAGTGCCTCAGACAAGGACACGGACAACAGACTGATTGGGCAGCAGCTCTTTGCTAACATCAGG GAGAACAACCGCTGCTACCTGATGAAGAGGGTTGTGGAGTTTGTAGTAAAAGATGTTCTCCTCACTGAGGTCAAGAACCAGTACCCCTATGTTGAAGAGGTGGCACAGTTCTTGGCATCCCTGACCTCGGAGCTGAGCAGTTGT caATTCTCAGGAAAGAGAGAACACATTGAAAAGAACCTGGAacaaatgaagaacaaaatggAACAG ttgggagaaaatggaaagactAAAGCCATTGGAGAACTGGATTTACTGTTTGACTACATGGAAAATGCCTGTACTGATGCCCCAAAGAAGGGAGGtagcaagaagaaaaactga